The Bacteroides ovatus genomic interval GCCCATTCTTTTGAATACGCTTTCAGGTTACTTGTACCTGTAGCAGTGTTAATACTCGGAACTTTTTCGTTAACAACATCGTAACGTTTGCCTTCCAGATTATTAATATAATAATACTCGGAATTCATACCTGCAGTTGCTTTGAAATTGTGTTTATTCCATGAATGTTCGTAGTCAGCGTATAATGCAGTGGTCATCATGGATGTCTGTTGCGTTTCGCTTTGTACAAATGTCTTTCCGGCAGCCAAATCAGGATCTCCTCCCAGCCATGCTTCTTCTACTGGCTGATTGTCATAAGTATAAAGATATACTTTGTTGACGTTGTATTGATGCCGGTAGCTTTCAGTGCGTAATGTAGCTTGTCCGTGAATGCCTAAACCTTTGATTGGAGTTAAATGGAAACCGCCTTGAGTAAAGTAGGTGTCTTTACTTGAGTTAGAACGTCCACCGGAAGTTAGCTGCATTAATTTAGGGTTACGAGTATAATGTCCATTGTTATCATATAACGGCATTGTGGGATACAATTTAGTCGTTTCAGAAAAAAAACGGTCACCATAAAGTTTCATGAAAGTAGGCATACTGATATCTTCACGGATAAAACGGGCATTGAAATCAAGATTTAGCCACTTAGTCACTTGTCCGTTGACCTTTCCACTAATATTATAACGCTTCTTTTTCTCATCAGAATAATTCATTTGTCCTTCTTGTGAGAGAAAAGCTCCTGAAATATAATATTTTACTTTTTCGCTTCCACCAGAAATACTTAAGTTATGTTCTTGGCCAAAAGATGTTTTGTCTATGAAGTTTCGCGGCCAATTTTGATTGTCGTTAGAGTCCATATTAAATGCAAAAAAGTCTGTTGAACCTTGCCTACCATTTGGATCAGATGTGTATGGATATTCGCCAGCCATATACTTTTGGATGCGGTCAATGGTTTCATTACTAAATAGGAATGTAGCGGTGCTTCCACTGTTTGCTTTTGCTGCATTGAAATATTTGGTGAAGCGATACGAATCAAGCATGTCCGGTATATTGGTTGGACGGGACCAGCGGAAGTTATCAGAATATTGGATAGTTGTCTTTCCGGCCTCTCCGGATTTAGTAGTGATTAATATCACACCGAAGGGAGCTCGGGAACCGTAGATAGAAGAAGCGGCAGCATCTTTCAGTACGGAGATATTAGCAATATCCTGTGGATTAAGAGAATTGATATCTCCTTCTGCTCCGTCGATTAATACGAGTGGTGAAGCACTGGAACCTGTTCCCAGATTTCCTGCGCCACGGATATTCATGCTAGGGCTATAGTCCAGGCGTCCACCTTTGTCATTTATATCAATATTCAGTCCGGGCATAACGCCTTGCAGGGCTTGCGATACGGAAGTGACAGGTCTTGATTCGAGAGTCTTGGTATCTACGGTAGCTACCGCTCCTGTTAGATTCACTTTCTTTTGCGTACCGAATCCTACTACAACCACTTCATCCAACGTTTGTGTATCTTCCGTTAGCATGATTCTGAAAGTAGTTTGATTATCGTCTATCGTTAGACGTTGTGGTTGGTATCCTATATATGATACTACCAGTACATTGCCTTTAGACACGTTTTTTAGAGAGAAGTTACCGTCCATATCGGTAATAGTCCCATTCGAAGTTCCTTCTACTAATACGCTGGCTCCGATGATAGGGTCGTTGAGCCTTTTGTCCGTAACGGTACCCTTAATGCTCAATTGTTGTGCATACATCATATGAATACCCAGCAATAACATAATGAATAATACTGTTAATTTTCTCATTGCATTTTATTTAAAGTTAAACATAAAGTTTTTATAAATATCTAATAAGTACCCTGTGTCGCTTTATAATCATATTTACTACCTTGGTATAAATCATAAAGTTTAGGATCCCATTCTATTCTAGGTATATAGGTATGTGTAGAGATTGTTGTATCTCTTTTTCCTTCAAACTCAGTTATCATGTTTAATGTCATTCTTAAAAAGATTTTAGTTGCGTCAAAGTAAAAATCTTCATAAGTATCAGCTTTTGGTAGAAGAATTGGACTAAGTGGTCCGTAATAAAAGTTGTATGCTGTAAGACTGGGCCGTAGGCTGTCAATGCGTATATAGTCCCCATCCTTATAATCGAAAATGTATTTATAACGACCATCGTACATCATACTATAGGTACGTCCCAATTCTCCATAATCAAAATTAGAGAAAGGATTAGTAGGAGTTTTATTACTTTTATTACCGTAATTTATTACGTCACAATCAACCCATTTTTTTATGATGTGATTCTCCAATTTGGGATTTATAATCAAATTATAACCATATTTGCTGATTCCTCTGTATCTAAATCTAAATGCCTTATCACCATTATAAGATGATAAATCAATTGTACCAAATATATCACCAAGTGGATCCATGTAAATAATAGGCGTCTCTGTTATATTCCAATTTCCTAATTCCCCAACTTTATCTTTATTAAATGGTATTCTAAGTCCTAAGATAGGACTGGTTCCATTGAATGTGAACGTGCCGGTTACTTTACTTGTTCCCTTAGTTGTGAATTGTAAATCACTGGTTGTTGTCGTAATTTTGCTGGCAGAAGCAGTAAAATGGTTAAATATTTTGTTAACTCCTGCTTTGATAAGTGCTCCGCCGACAATCCCTATTATCCCTTTTGAAGTGGGAGCATTTTCTTTAGAATCTTTATTTACTTTGTCATTAATCCATTTTTCAGCTTCTTTTCCAACAAAACTAGTGATATTCTGTGATAAGCTAGATAAAGGATTAGAACTACCATGACTTAAAATTGCTCCGTTAGAATAACTTTGTTCCTCTCCAAATAAGTTCACATTTGTAGTATTTAAAATATTTGAATTGATTGTGAATATTTGATTAGTATTATCTTCAGGGTCATATGCTAGCTGCACTTGGAAACAATTCCATCCCATTTGAAAACCCTTATTCTCTAAACTAATAAGATTTGTACTAGCCCAATAATTTACTTTTCCTAATGCAGTTGGAACAGATACTTCCCCTGTGTGATTTAGCCAATAACGTGAAGGAGTGAAATCAATATTCCATGTACCTGTATTATTTGAGTAATTGTTATTCTCCAGATAGTAAAAGGTTTTTAGTATTCCAGTTCTAAGGTTGTGAAATATCATGTAGTTTCTATTATTTTGGGCACCTTCTGATGCTTTAAAACTATGAAAAATCATTTCCCATCCATCTTCTTTTTTGATATCAAATGCTATATTGACAGGTATATTGCCATCTGTTACACTGCTCCAAGGTAAATTAACTACATTTCCGCTGGCTAGTGTAACACTGCTATGATTTTCCCAATCAGCTTCAAAGGTTGTGCCATTTCTTGTAGTGGGGCTATTGTCTTTGTATTCTTTAGATAGAGGAAATATGTTTCCTTTGGCAAGTTCACTATCACTCGTTCTTTTTTGTTGAATGATATTGTTTAACTCAATTTCATTACTTTGGCAAGAAGCCAATAGTAAGCAGATTAAGTAGAGTTTTGTTTTCATATTGATTCTATTTGAAGTTATACATAAGGTTATTGTATCACAAAGGTAGGTCAATTGGGACTTTGCGGGCATACATGCTTCTTTCATTCATCATACATGTTCAATTCATTTGCCATTTTCTTATTGCTTTCTTTGTATGTTTTAGCTTTATTTCGTTTATTTGCTTTAAATTGATTCTAAAATGAGGAGCTTAAATCTAATCATAATCATATTGTTTATCAGTAGTTATCCTTTGACTTCTGCTTATGCATTCTTTGATAAGGATATTCATCTGCTGACAATGCAGGACGGACTGGTAGACAATACGGTTACTTGTATATATAAGGATGAAGACGGATTTATGTGGTTCGGAACGAATAATGGTTTAAGTCGGTACGATGGCAAGGCGATTAAGAATTTCAGCCCTTTGGAGACATCCATTCCGGTGGAGGAAATAGTGAAATTGTCCGGAGATTATCTTGGAATTGTTGCAGGAAGCCGGCTTTATTGTTTCAATAGAAAACAGGAATGCTTCATCCCTGCAGTTTTGGAACAAAAGACAGAAGGAGTGTCGGCATTGCGTTTATTGCCGGTGGACGATACTTCTTTTTGGGCTATATCCGGAGATAAATTGCAGTTGTATCAATGGGAAGAACATGCGCTTCAGTCGGAGTATCCGGGTTCGCTTCATATAAAACTTCAAAAGGAATTTAAGTTATTATCTGAAAAGGGAGAATCCTTCTCCGCTATTTGTTCTGATGAAGGGGGAGGATTATGTCTGGCAACCAATTCCGGCTATTTATTACTCTTTCATCCTGATAATCCCCAGTCGTATAGTAAAGTTTTGTTGGAAGCGGAAAAGCCTGTAAGAGTGACATCTATATTATGTAAAGATGAAATTGTTTGGATATCCACCATTTCCCGGGGAATCATTCGTTATCACAAACAGAATCGTCGGATCGACCGTCTTTCGTATGACGCAACTGCAAAAGAGAACCAGCTTTCCCATACCGATGTTTATCAGGTCATACCGATCGATAACAACCGCTATCTGGCGGTGACCTGGAGTGGATATACCTTATTGATGCCGGATAAGGAGCATCCGCAGAAACTGACTACTGAGATTTATAATAATACAGCCTCACAAGTTCAGCAAAATCTGGAAACCCGTATGATTTCAGCATATTATGACCCGAACGGAGTTCTGTGGATTGGGACAAACGGAGGCGGAGTGATGTGTTCGGACTTGCGGTCGCAGTTTTATAGCCGTTTCTATCAGGACAGGCATAATGAAATTTGCAGTATAACGATGGACAATGATTGCTTTGTATGGCTGGCTACTTATCATAAAGGCATTATGCGAAGCATGGAACCTTATGAAACGGGTAAGCGGCTACAGTTTTCCACAGTATATTCTGCTGCGGGAGATGCGGATGAAACAGTATTGTGCTCTTTGAAAGATGCGAAAGGTAATTTGTGGTTTGGAAATAAAAACGGTGAATTGGTTGCTTATGATGTAAAGTCCCGCCAGTTCAGTGTTTATACTTTAATTATAGATGGCAACGTCAGTACTTCATGGGTTTGGGCATTGTATATGGATGCGCATGGATTCCTTTGGATCGGTACGGAACAGGGGCTTTTGCTTTTTGAACCTAAAAAGGGAGTTTGTAGGCGTCTGCCGGTTGAACAGAAATTGAATAGCAAGGAAAAGCTAGTTGTACGGGCTATTGTTCAGGCGGAGGACGGGGCTATTTGGTTGGGTACGAGTAATAAAGGAGTATGTAAGGTTACGGTTTCCGCATCCGGTGATATTTCTGCGAAGATTGGTTATGAATCTAAAAAGAATGTCGAATCCCGGTCTGTACGTTCATTGTTAGTTTCTTCGGATGGAAACTTGTATATAGGCTATATGGATGGCTTTGCTATTCTTTCTCCCCGGCAGGATTCAATTCGTGAGTTATATACCACGGCCGATGGCTTGTGCAGTAACTTTATAGGTTGTATAACGGAAGATGGCAAGGGGCATATCTGGCTCGGAAGCAACTCGGGGATTTCCCGTTATAGCCGTCATCAGCATCTTTTTTATAATTATTATATTGCCGGTAGTAACCGTTCAGTTTTGTTTGCTAATAATACGTTGTTCTTCGGGAATAATCAGAGTATGACTTACTTTAATCCGGATGACGTGGATGCTTATCCTGTCAATGAACGGGTATTGGTAACGGGACTGGAGGTTGACAACCGTCCCGTAGAAATAGGGAAAAAGATAAATAATCAGATCATACTCAACGAGGGTGTCTCTTTTATCAATAAAATTGTATTGGATAATGACAACCGCGACTTTTCCCTGACTTTCAACAACCTGTCTTACTCTAAGGAACAGCAGAAGTATAACTACCGGCTTTTGCCCTATCAGGAGAACTGGCTGATATCCGATGATGGAGAAAAGGCTTCGTACACTAACCTGCCTGAGGGAGATTATATATTTGAAGTAAAAAACATCTATCCGGACGGACAGACAGGCGCGGTAACTGCTTTGAAGATAAAGATACTCCCTCATTGGAGCCGTACAACGCTTTTCCGGCTGTTTATCCTACTTGTGGTAATTGGAACGGTGGCTTATCTTGTTCGGTTGGTAAGGGTGCGGCAGCGGCGTCTGGAACGTGAAATGCAGATGAAACATGAATTGCTGACAGTCAATCTGGAACGTGAGAAAGAGCGTCAGATGCGTATGGAACGTGAGAACTTTTTTACGGGCGTTGCCCACGAACTGCGTACTCCGCTGACTTTGATTCTTGCTCCATTGCAGGAGTTGATGAAGCAGTGTAATCCTTTGGAAACCTTTTATAAGAAACTCCAAGTGATGTATAAGAATGCCTCTTCATTACATACCCTGATAGACCATCTGCTGTATGTACAGAAAATAGAGGCCGGGATGGTAAAACTTCAATTGTCCGAAGCCGATTTGGTAGAAGTGATAAAGAGCGTGTCGGAACCATTCCGGCAAATGGCGGAGATCAGAGGCTTGCGTTTTGAAGTTAGTTTGCCTGAAAGAAAGCTCCTGTATTGGATAGATAGAGTCAAAATAGTTTCGGCCATACAGAATCTTCTTTCTAACTCATTTAAATATACATCTCCGGGAGGCAGTATCTTGCTGTCTGTTTCTCATACCCGGAAAGACGGTCAAGGTTATTGCCAGATAGCCGTTTCTGATACGGGAATAGGGATTCCGGTGGATTTGCAGAAACATGTGTTCGAATCATTCATTACAGGAGAAAATGTGCCGGAGATGTCGACAAAGATAGGGATCGGATTGCATATCGTGAAAAATACAATGGATTTGCATCACGGCTTGGTGACTTTGGAAAGTATGCCGGGTGAAGGAAGTACATTTGTTTTATATATTCCTGACGGGAAAGAACATTTTGCAAAAGATGCATACGAAATGGTTGATTGCCAACAGGAGTATACGGCGCAAAATAATGAACCGGAACCATTTCCGTTGAAACCGGAAAACAGCACACAGGAAACGGCTGCTAAAAAGAGTCTGCTGATTGTAGAGGATAATGAAGATGTTCGCGAATACATTCGGAGCTTGTTTATTTCCAAGTATACGGTATATGAAGCCGGCAATGGTGAGGAAGGTGTGCGCATGGCGAAAGAAAAGCTTCCCGATTTGATTATTTCCGATGTGATGATGCCCGTAAAAGACGGTTTTACTTGTTGCAGGGAGATTCGTACACAGCAGGAAACGGCACATATTCCTTTTTTAATGCTGACTGCTAAAGCAGAGGATGTGGATGTTCTGCAAGGTTCGCGTAGCGGGGCGGATGATTATATGATGAAGCCTTTTAATCCTGAAATCCTGAAAGCGAAAGTCGACAACCTGATTTTGCAACGTGAACAGTTGAAGAGGATTTATACCAAAGCTTTGATGCTGAAACAGAAATCTGAAGAGGGGGAACAGGAAGACGCCTTTTTGTTGCAACTTATCCATGCTATAGAGACGAATATTCCTAATGAAAACTTCAATGTCAAAATGCTGGCCGATCAACTGAACATGAGCCAGCCTACACTATACCGTAAAGTAAAACAGCGTAGTGACTTGTCTGTGATAGACATGATTCGGAGTATTCGTATCAGTAAAGCCGCTTCGTTGATTTTGGAAAACCGGTACTCGATTCAGGAGATTACGGAGATGGTCGGTTATTCGGATAGCCGTACGCTTCGCAAGCATTTTACAGAACACTTCGGGGTGTCGCCTTCTAAATATATGGGACCTCCTACGAGGTTTCCATTTAGCTCGTAACGGTACGGATTTAAATTAAATACTACATAGTGAAAAAATATCTATCATAAGTATCATTCATTTTAATAATCATTTTATTATCAGAAGAATAACTATGATAGATACCTTTTAAAAAAGGTATCTATCATAGTTTTATTGCAAAAAACAGCTATCTATCATGCCTATACTTTGTCTATTTTAGTGTAGTATTAGGTGAGATTACCCATTTAAAGGCATAAGAATGCACGTTTTATAGGATGACAACCTGTATTTGACAGCTTAATAATCTATTGGGAGCGGTAATGTTTCTATAGCCCACGTATGCAGGCTGTACAGCCCGCATACGTAGGCTGTATGGTTTACAAGCGTGGGCTGTACAGCCTGCATACGTGGGCTATAAACTTATCACCGTTAAAGTTGGATTATCAAGCCACGATCATCGGATTTATACAGGTTCATTGCAATAAAAACAAGCTATCTTATGCATATAGGACTTTTATTCGGCTATTTTGTTGATGATAGATAACCTGTTTTTGCTGGTAAAAGCATGATAGATAGCTTTTTAAAAAGGTATCTATCATTCTTATTCTTTTGATAATGAAATGATTATTAAAATGAATGATACTTATGATAGATGTTTTTTCACTATGTAGTATTTAATTTAAATCCGTACAGAAAGAAACTAAGTAATTGTAGAGTTATAACTTGTTATAGGTCTATATTATATAATTTCAGTTTATTATATAATGTCTTCCGGTCAATGTTCAGTAATTGTGCCGCTTTGCTCTTGTTATTTCCGGTTTGGCGTAGTGCCTCCAAAATATGTTCTTTTTCGGTTTCTTCGTTGCGTAGTGCAATACTGGTACTATTTGATGCAGGAGTTTCTAAAAGCTCGGTTCCCAATTCCAATAAAGTAATGAAACTGCTTTGTGCCAATAAAGTCGCTCTTTTGACGATGTTCTTCATTTGGCGCAAATTCCCCGGCCAATGATAACTCAATAAAGCCTGTGATGCTTTCGCGTCAAAACCAATCAGGTGTTTATCCAGTTCTTTGTTTGCTTGATCGAGGAAGAAATTGGCAAAGAGTAGAATGTCCTCTTTCCGCTCTTTCAAATCAGGCATCCGCAGAGTAAACTCATTGATACGATGATAAAGGTCTTCACGGAAAGTGCCTTTCTCAATACCCTGTTCCAGATTCTCATTGGTGGCAGACACCAGACGAATATCTACCGATATTTCCTGTGTAGAACCTACCGGACGTATTTTTCTCTCTTGCAAGGCACGAAGCAGTTGTATCTGCACTTCATAACTAAGGTTTCCGATCTCATCCAGAAAGATAGTACCACCGTTGGCTGCAACGAAAGCACCCGTTTTATCAGTCAGAGCACCTGTAAACGAACCTTTCACATGACCGAAAAACTCCGAAGCAGCCAGTTCTTTGGGGATAGAACCACAATCTACGGCAATAAACGGTTTATCGTTTCGTTTGCTAAGTTGATGAATACGGTGCGCCACATACTCTTTTCCTGTTCCGCTGGAACCGTTGATAAGTACGGACATATTGGTCGGAGCTACCAGACCTACATAATTGTAGAGCTGTTTGGCTGCATCACTTTCTCCTTCCAGATAAGCACGATGATTTTCTGTTGAATCTTTAGATGAAGTAGAAGCACCTTTTTTAGAAGAAGATTTAGCAACGTTATGAGTAGCAGGACTCTTTTCAGACTGCAGACATTCAGAAATTTTCTTCAGTAATTCTTCCGGATTTACCGGTTTGGCTATATAATCACGTGCTCCCAGTTTCATTGCCTGTACGGCGGATTGTATATCCGCATAGCCAGTCATGATGATTAAAGGAATGTCCATGCCTTGTTCATTCATCCATTTCAGCAGATCGATACCTTCGTGGTCGGGTAGTCGCAGGTCTGATAAAATCAGATCGACGTTTTGGCTTTCGATATGTTTTCGGGCGCGGGCAATATTACTCACTGATGATACTTCAAAGCCCTTTTTGCCTAGCCAGGTTTTTAGCATCATTCCAAAAGTGATATCATCTTCAACGATCAATATGGAGCTCATCATGTCAGGTTTTGATTCTTTTAAGTCA includes:
- a CDS encoding SusC/RagA family TonB-linked outer membrane protein, producing the protein MRKLTVLFIMLLLGIHMMYAQQLSIKGTVTDKRLNDPIIGASVLVEGTSNGTITDMDGNFSLKNVSKGNVLVVSYIGYQPQRLTIDDNQTTFRIMLTEDTQTLDEVVVVGFGTQKKVNLTGAVATVDTKTLESRPVTSVSQALQGVMPGLNIDINDKGGRLDYSPSMNIRGAGNLGTGSSASPLVLIDGAEGDINSLNPQDIANISVLKDAAASSIYGSRAPFGVILITTKSGEAGKTTIQYSDNFRWSRPTNIPDMLDSYRFTKYFNAAKANSGSTATFLFSNETIDRIQKYMAGEYPYTSDPNGRQGSTDFFAFNMDSNDNQNWPRNFIDKTSFGQEHNLSISGGSEKVKYYISGAFLSQEGQMNYSDEKKKRYNISGKVNGQVTKWLNLDFNARFIREDISMPTFMKLYGDRFFSETTKLYPTMPLYDNNGHYTRNPKLMQLTSGGRSNSSKDTYFTQGGFHLTPIKGLGIHGQATLRTESYRHQYNVNKVYLYTYDNQPVEEAWLGGDPDLAAGKTFVQSETQQTSMMTTALYADYEHSWNKHNFKATAGMNSEYYYINNLEGKRYDVVNEKVPSINTATGTSNLKAYSKEWATMGYFARVNYDYDGKYLLEANIRRDATSRFRGDERWGTFPSVSVGWNIAREQFWEPIQDYVNLFKVRFSYGSLGNQNADNYYPTYSIQNITVGSVDEGGRWLLEQANKSSIASSPGLVSSLLTWERVTSYNIGIDFGAFNNRLTGYAEYYIRDTKDMVGPAEEISPIVGASAPKLNNTALRTKGWELQVNWQDRIGQVGYRVSLNLSDAQTEVTEYPNLDKTFFTKDSDGNIVDNYWKGKKLGEIWGFKTVGMAKTDQEIQDYIAIHDQSRLPNIGNNIWKAGDIMYANLDDNPAIEKGTSASDPKDLCIIGNSTPRYRFGITLGADYKGFDISLMFQGVAKRDIWVGGDDKTATQKGMIFWGINGGQWDSTGYEEHWDFFRPEGDELGANLNAYYPRPIIDSKQNQQVQSRYLQNAAYIRLKNLQIGYTLPKTLTQKINLQKVRVFFSGDNLWTGSKMSKNFDPELLYQNGMTYPISYTLSCGINITL
- a CDS encoding two-component regulator propeller domain-containing protein, encoding MRSLNLIIIILFISSYPLTSAYAFFDKDIHLLTMQDGLVDNTVTCIYKDEDGFMWFGTNNGLSRYDGKAIKNFSPLETSIPVEEIVKLSGDYLGIVAGSRLYCFNRKQECFIPAVLEQKTEGVSALRLLPVDDTSFWAISGDKLQLYQWEEHALQSEYPGSLHIKLQKEFKLLSEKGESFSAICSDEGGGLCLATNSGYLLLFHPDNPQSYSKVLLEAEKPVRVTSILCKDEIVWISTISRGIIRYHKQNRRIDRLSYDATAKENQLSHTDVYQVIPIDNNRYLAVTWSGYTLLMPDKEHPQKLTTEIYNNTASQVQQNLETRMISAYYDPNGVLWIGTNGGGVMCSDLRSQFYSRFYQDRHNEICSITMDNDCFVWLATYHKGIMRSMEPYETGKRLQFSTVYSAAGDADETVLCSLKDAKGNLWFGNKNGELVAYDVKSRQFSVYTLIIDGNVSTSWVWALYMDAHGFLWIGTEQGLLLFEPKKGVCRRLPVEQKLNSKEKLVVRAIVQAEDGAIWLGTSNKGVCKVTVSASGDISAKIGYESKKNVESRSVRSLLVSSDGNLYIGYMDGFAILSPRQDSIRELYTTADGLCSNFIGCITEDGKGHIWLGSNSGISRYSRHQHLFYNYYIAGSNRSVLFANNTLFFGNNQSMTYFNPDDVDAYPVNERVLVTGLEVDNRPVEIGKKINNQIILNEGVSFINKIVLDNDNRDFSLTFNNLSYSKEQQKYNYRLLPYQENWLISDDGEKASYTNLPEGDYIFEVKNIYPDGQTGAVTALKIKILPHWSRTTLFRLFILLVVIGTVAYLVRLVRVRQRRLEREMQMKHELLTVNLEREKERQMRMERENFFTGVAHELRTPLTLILAPLQELMKQCNPLETFYKKLQVMYKNASSLHTLIDHLLYVQKIEAGMVKLQLSEADLVEVIKSVSEPFRQMAEIRGLRFEVSLPERKLLYWIDRVKIVSAIQNLLSNSFKYTSPGGSILLSVSHTRKDGQGYCQIAVSDTGIGIPVDLQKHVFESFITGENVPEMSTKIGIGLHIVKNTMDLHHGLVTLESMPGEGSTFVLYIPDGKEHFAKDAYEMVDCQQEYTAQNNEPEPFPLKPENSTQETAAKKSLLIVEDNEDVREYIRSLFISKYTVYEAGNGEEGVRMAKEKLPDLIISDVMMPVKDGFTCCREIRTQQETAHIPFLMLTAKAEDVDVLQGSRSGADDYMMKPFNPEILKAKVDNLILQREQLKRIYTKALMLKQKSEEGEQEDAFLLQLIHAIETNIPNENFNVKMLADQLNMSQPTLYRKVKQRSDLSVIDMIRSIRISKAASLILENRYSIQEITEMVGYSDSRTLRKHFTEHFGVSPSKYMGPPTRFPFSS
- a CDS encoding sigma-54-dependent transcriptional regulator, with translation MMSSILIVEDDITFGMMLKTWLGKKGFEVSSVSNIARARKHIESQNVDLILSDLRLPDHEGIDLLKWMNEQGMDIPLIIMTGYADIQSAVQAMKLGARDYIAKPVNPEELLKKISECLQSEKSPATHNVAKSSSKKGASTSSKDSTENHRAYLEGESDAAKQLYNYVGLVAPTNMSVLINGSSGTGKEYVAHRIHQLSKRNDKPFIAVDCGSIPKELAASEFFGHVKGSFTGALTDKTGAFVAANGGTIFLDEIGNLSYEVQIQLLRALQERKIRPVGSTQEISVDIRLVSATNENLEQGIEKGTFREDLYHRINEFTLRMPDLKERKEDILLFANFFLDQANKELDKHLIGFDAKASQALLSYHWPGNLRQMKNIVKRATLLAQSSFITLLELGTELLETPASNSTSIALRNEETEKEHILEALRQTGNNKSKAAQLLNIDRKTLYNKLKLYNIDL